TTCACCAAATATGAGTACTACTCCTTTTAAACACGTACAAACTGCACATTGCGAAAGCGGCGTCATCTCTAATATGTTTGGCCATTACGGGCTGCAAATAAGTGAACCCATGGCTTTTGGTATCGGTGCCGGTATATTTTTCGGACACCTCCCTTTTGTAAAGGTGAATGGTGTACCAGGCACTACTTACCGTATCTGGCCCGGTGCTATTTTTCAACGGGTATGTAAACGCCTGGGGGTAAAGATGGAATTGCAAAAGTTCTCCAGCCCTCAAAAAGCGATGACAGCACTGGACAACGTTATTGAAAAAGGCATCCCGGTAGGGGTATTATCCAGTGTATATTACCTGCCTTATTTTCCTCCTTCCTACCGTTTCCATTTTAATGCACATAATCTGGTAATATATGGTAAGGAGGGTGAAAATTATCTGGTGAGCGATCCGGTTATGGATACCGTTACCCAGATAGATCCTGAAAGCCTTATCCAGGCACGTTTTGCTAAAGGCTTTCCGGAGCCTAAAGGCAAAATGTATTATCCCCTGCATGTACCGGAAAAAGTATCTCTGCACAAACCTATCAAAGAAGGGATTGACCAGGCCTGTCATTTTATGCTGAAAGTGCCTATTCCTTTATTTGGCGTAAAGGGCATCCGTTTTCTGGCGGGTAGGGTAAAAAATTATCCTGAAAAGGTGGGCGACAGAAAAGCGGTGTTATACCTGGGTAATATTATCCGTATGCAGGAAGAGATAGGCACTGGTGGCGCCGGGTTCCGTTTTCTGTATGCTGCATTTTTACAGGAAGCCGCGATGTTGTTGCAAAAAGAAGAATTAAGCGTACTGTCGCAAGACCTCACCAAAGTAGGGGATATCTGGCGCAACTTCGCCTTTCATGCCGGCAGGGTATGTAAAAGCAGGGCAGCCGATGGGGTATCCTATAAAGAATTAAGTGAAATGCTGGTACAGTGTTCTGTAGAAGAAGAACAGTTGTTCCGGCGATTGTCGAAGGTGAAATTATAGTATGACCAGTATAGCTGTCAATGAATTGTATAAAACCTATCAGGGGGCCGAAACACCAACCCTGAAAGGATTATCCTTTACTTTTCCCAAAGGAAAAATAGCCGGTTTACTGGGTCCTAACGGGGCAGGCAAAACCACTACTATTTCTATCCTGTGCGGGCTGGTAAAAGCAGATAAAGGCAAGGTGCTGATCCATGACCTGGTACAGGACAGTGCACACCGGGAAGCCATTAAAAGGCTGATAGGTATTGTACCGCAACAGATTGCCCTGTTTCCCCAGCTTACCGCCAGGGAAAACCTGACTTACTTCGGGAATCTCTATGGATTAAAAGGAAAGGAGCTACATACCAGAATAGAAAGTTATCTGCACACCTTTGGTCTGGAAAAAAGCGCAGACAAGGAAATACATAAATTTTCCGGAGGGATGAAACGGCGGGCCAATATTATTGCGGCAGTGTTGCACAGCCCGCAGTTACTGATCCTGGATGAGCCTACTGCCGGAGTGGATGTGCAGTCGAGAACCGTTATACTGCAATTCCTGAAAGCGTACAACCAGCAGGGAGTGAGTATTTTATATACCTCTCACTTACTGGAGGAAGCGCAAACCCTGTGCGATGAAATTGTGATCATGGACGAAGGCAAACTGATTGTACAAGGGCAGCCGCTTACACTCATTCAGCAACACCCGGCATGCAGCAACCTGGAAGATGTGTTTTTACACTATACCGGTCACGCGCTGAGGGATTAATTCAATTAGAACAAGGCATGTTAAGATTACTGGCTACAATACGGAAAGAATGGTTACTGCTGTTGCGCGATAAAACAGGATTGATATTACTGTTTATTATGCCGGTGGTACTGATTACCGTAATGGCGCTGATACAGGATGCACCGTTTAAAGATTACCAGGAAGTAAAGCTGGATATCTTAACGGTAGACAATGATCATGGCCGTTTGGGGCGTTATATCCGTGAAGGGCTGCAATCCGGCGGGCAGTTCAATATCATTGATTCGGTAAAAGGAGCACCCCTTACCCAGGAAAGCGCCAAAGCGCTGGTAAACAGTGGAGAATACAAGCTGAGCATTATTATTCCGGGAGGGGCCACCGGCGCTATTGTGAGTAATGCCAACCGTATTGTGAATGATATTTCCAAGCGGATGGGCATTCCCGTAGTATTACCGGTAAAAAGTAAACAGGATTCGCTGGATGTAGTGATCTATTTTGATCCCGCTGCGAAGAAAGCATTCAAGAGCGCTATTCATCAGGCAATAGATAATTTTCTGACACAGGTAGAAACCAATCTGTTGCTGGAGCGTATCAAACAGGAATTGCGTAATAAAAACGCCCCCGAAACAGACAGTCTGCCGATTCAGTTGAAGGCGGTAGGCTTAAAAGAACTCAGTACGGCATCTACCAAACATGCGGATATTATTTCCAACTCTGTGCAGCATAATGTACCTGCCTGGAGCATTTTTGCCATGTTCTTCATTGTGATACCAATTGCAGGCAATATGATCCGGGAAAGAGAAGATGGCAGCCTGCTGCGGATGAAGCTGATACCAGGTTCCTATTTACAGATCCTGGCCGGGAAGATGTTGTTTTTTGTGGGCGTGTGTGTATTGCAATTTTATCTGATGATCCTGGTAGGGATTTTCCTGCTACCATTGCTGGACCTGCCGCGGCTTACGCTGGGACAGAGTCATGTGGCCACGTGGCTGGTAGCTTCCGGCATAGGATTGGCGGCTACAGCTTATGGTATACTGATAGGTACGATATTTAAAACACCGAACCAGGCGTTGAATTTCGGGGCCATTTCCATTGTGATCCTTTCTGCCATCGGCGGTATATGGATACCATTGGAAGTAATGCCGGTGAAGATGCAGATCATTGGTCATCTGTCTCCCCTAAGCTGGGGGCTGGATGCCATTAACGATATTTATTTGCGTAATGGCGGATTAGCTGATATCTGGGTAAATGCTGCCTGGCTAATAGCCAGTTGCGCAGTAATGCTGGGAATTGCCGGTTGGGTGGAAAAAAGAAGAATGAATTAGCAAATGTTTTCAAAACAAGGGTAAAACTGTATTTTTACTGCCACTGGATACGAAAAGTATCAGCAGGGCTTTACTTCCTGCAGGAAAAAAGGGAAGTGATAAACCTACAAACACTATGGAACAATTAAAACAAACACTGAAAGCGCAGATTATTGAAGCACTGAATCTGCAGGATACCCGCCCCGAAGATATTGACGATAACGCCCCGTTGTTTGGGGATGGGCTGGGTCTGGATAGTATAGACTCGCTGGAATTGATGGTATTGCTGGAAAGACATTACCAGATCAAAGTAGAGGATCCGCGTGAAGGCCGGAAGATTTTACAGTCAGTGCAGTCCATGGCGGAATTTATCCAATCAAAACAACCGGCGTAAGCAAACTAACGGCATGACGGAAAGGGTGTTTATAACAGGGATGGGAATGATTACCGCCATCGGTGATCAGGTGGCCGGAAATCTTCATAACCTGCAACAGGAACAGTCTGGCTTAGGGTTTACCAGCTATATAGATACCATTTACAAAACGGTATTGCCCGTAGGTGAGGTGAAGCACAGCAGCGAAACACTGGCCGGAATGGCTGGTGTGGCTGGGCAGGAAGGCTACAGCCGTACTGCATTGCTGGGCTTGATCGCGATGAGGGAAGCATTACAACAGGCCGGCCTGGATAAAGCCGCTTTACAACAAACGCCTACCGGATTCATCAATGCTTCCACGGTGGGCGGGATGTGTGATACGGAAAAAGTATATTTTGAAATAGCAGACCCCAACAAAGCAGGTTCTTTTCTCAAATATATTAATGGGCTGGATTGCGCAGACTGCACCGAGCGTATAGCCGATGCGGTAGGGCTTTGTGATCATATTGCTACCATCAGCACCGCCTGTTCATCCTCCGCCAATGCACTGATGTTTGGCGCACGGATGATCAAGCAGGGATTATTGCAGCGGGTAGTATGTGGCGGTACAGAAGCGCTGACCAAGTTTACCCTCAATGGATTTAATTCCCTGAAGAATATTGACAAACAGTTTTGCCGGCCATTTGACCAGCAACGTACCGGGTTAAACCTGGGCGAAGGCGCTGCTTACCTGGTACTGGAAAGCGAGTCGCTGGTAAAACAAAACAACAGTACTGTGCTGGCGGAGTTAAGCGGATATTGTAATACCAATGAGGCTTTTCATCCTACTTCTCCCTCTCCGGAAGGAGATGGTGCTTATGAGGCCATGCAAAATGCGCTGGCCATGAGTGGCAGAACCGTGCAGGATATTCAATATGTGAATGTACATGGCACAGCCACTTTGAATAATGATGTATCAGAAGGGAAAGCCCTGGAAAGGCTGTTTGGAGATGCAGTGCCTATGTTCAGCTCTACCAAGCCATTTACCGGACACACCCTCGCTGCGGCGGGAGCTATTGAAGCTATCTATGCCATACTCGCTATACAGCAGCAAATAATTTTTCCTAACCTTAATTTCTCCGAACAGATGGAGGAATTGCGTATTACACCTGTTACTACGCTGGTAAAAGGATATCCTGTTAATAATGTTATTTCCAACTCATTTGGCTTTGGAGGCAATAACGCATCCCTGGTGATCAGTAAATATGAAGGGTAAGTGTTACATACAAGGTTTGGCGGCCATTTCCCCGCAACATACGTTTGAGGGTGATTTGTTTACGCAGCCACTGGTGCACCAGGAAGGTAATATGCTTACCTGTGTGGAACCGGATTATAAACCGTTTATTCCGGCCAACAGTCTGCGCCGGATGAGCAGAATGCTGAAGATAGGGCTGACCACCGCTTTGAAATGCTTGCAGGATAGTGGTACAGGCATGCCTGGTGCTATCATTACCGGCACGGGTAAAGGTAGTTTGCAGGACACCGAAAGGTTTCTGAAAGACATCCGCCAGTATGAAGAAAGAGCACTGAACCCTACTCCATTTATACAATCTACCTACAACTCCGTTAATGGATTGATTGCCTTGCAGCAAAAATGTATCCAGTACAATAACACCTTTGTACACAGGGGCTTTTCCTTTGAAAATGCCCTGCTGGACAGCATGATGCAATTGGAGGAAGGAGCAGGTAATACCCTTACCGGTGCTTTTGATGAAATTACTGCGGAGCACTATTTTATTAAAAGCCGGATAGGACACTGGAAGGCAGCCACTATAGATAATGCACGGCTATATGAACATCTTTCTCCCGGCACTATCGCAGGAGAAGGAGCAGCCTTTTTTACATTGGCAGCCACACCAGGTACCCAACATTACGGCGCCATTGCGGGGTTGAAGATGCTCTATAAGCCTGGTCAGGAGAAGCTGACCGCCAGCCTGCACCAATTACTGGTGCAGCATGGGTTGCAGTTGAAAGACCTGGATCTGGTGATCACCGGCCGTAATGCAGACAGTAATTTTGAACATTATTACCAACACCTGGACACGCTTTTGGGAGATACGCCTCAGCTGCCTTTCAAACACCTGTGCGGAGAGTATGATACTGCCAGCGCCTTTGGCCTGTGGCTGGGTGCGGAGTTGATAAAAGAGCAGCGGATACCTGCTTTACTGTTTCCGATGGTGAAGGATATACCTGCACAATTGAATCATGTGTTATTGTACAACCACTATTTTGGAGAGCAGCATGTGTTTATGTTGCTGACAAGAGATTAACTGTATTGGTTTTAATAAAACGGGTGCCACTGCTACAGCGGCACCCGTTTTGTATTTTCTGGAATATTGTGATAGCTATCTTTCTTAGTTCATGATCCGGTATACGGGGTATCTCATAAACTCCGGTTCTGCGTAGGGAGAGTTTTTATAGATGAAGTCCAGCTGATCATAGGCACTTTTGGCAAAGGCCGTGTCTGTAGCTCTTTTCTTTTCCAGGGCAGCTTTCAGTTCAGGATGCTGTTTCAGGTATTCCGCAGCGCTGTCTTCAAATACATAGCTGGAAAAACCTTCTTTCTGTACCAGTATCCCATCAAAGAAATTCCAGGCAAAGAAGGAGTCGCCACCGGTAGGTTCCAGTGTTTCTATCAGGTAGCGGTTGGCGGTCTGGTTCATCGGGATGTAATAGTCGCCTTTGCGGAAGTGTATGGTATCCTCGCGGGAAGTTACTTTGATACCTGTGTGGAGGTAATGTTTTTCGTACGGCTGGTTACCCGTCTGGTAGCCGGCGATATGATATACGGATACGGTCATGGTAGTATCCCGGTCCAATCGTTTCATTTCCACGCGGTTGTTCTTCAGCAGGTCTATCACCGGCCACCATCCCTGGGGGATGATATAAGCAGCTGGTTTTTTCACGAAGTTGCCCGCCACTGCATAGTTATAAAAGGGAATCTGCTTTTCGTAGGGTTTGCTACGATTATAATACAGGCGTGGTAAACCTGAAATAGCGCTGGGTTTATATGCTGCGGTATATCCCTTGTAAGTGATGGTACTGCGCTGGGAAGTATCGGGTGTCCAGGTAAGTGGGAATTCCGTTTGTGTTTTAGCCGCCAGTTTGGTCTGATCCCGGAGGGCTTTTATTTCCTGGCTATGCTGGCTGGTAAATTGTATAAAACATTCCATCAGTGCATAGGTAGCCTTTACCCGTTGGGGATAAGGTTTAAGCATATGTGTTTCCGGCACAAAGCCAAAGGTGTGGAAAAGGGTAGTATAACCGCTGGAATACCTGGGGCCGTCGCTGTATTCAACCCAGCCATTATCCGGTGTATTGCCATAATGGTTTACGTAGGGGATCAGGTCATATCCTTTGGTTTTCATCAGTTGGTAGAGGCCTGGTTCAAATACTTTGTTGATGAAGTTGCCCATTACCCCGCCCAGTTTATTATGCTGGGTGGTTAAAAGCGTTATAATATGTTGATAGTCAGCCCCGTTGCTCACATGATTATCCACAAAAACATCCGGGTCGGTGAGGTGGTAAATCTGGTGGAAGGAGCGGGCATTTCTGGAGTCTGCCTTGATGAAGTCCCGGTTCAGGTCGAGGTTCTGGGCATTGCCGCGGGGGCCAAATTCTGCCGGGCCGTCCTGGTTAGAGCGGTAGTAGGGGCTACGGATCAGGAAGCCATCTATGTTGTATACGGGGATTACCGCCAGGACTACATTATCCGGCATCTTTACCTTACCGGTGGCCAGGTCGCGGAGCAGTTGCATACTCGCATCTATACCATCCGGTTCTCCGGGGTGTATGCCATTGTTGATGAGTATAATACGTTTGTTTTGCTTTCTGAGGCTATTAAAATCAAAGTTCCCTTGCTGGGAGTAGATAACCAGGTGAAGGGGGAACCCGGCATCGGTAGGGCCCATTTCCAGCATTTTTATCTGGGGGAATTTTTTATCCAGCAGCTGATAGTAAGCGATGCACTCCTGGTAGGTAGCTGTTTCGTGTCCCTGGGTTTTCTCAAAGCGGGTGGTCAGGTCCTGTGCCAGGGAGGGGAGGGCAAAGCAGCAGGCGAAGATGAGTAATAGCGGCTTCATACGGTAATATAATAATTTTCAGGTATATGCAAAAGAAAAAGCCCTTCCCGGTTACAGGAAGAGCTATAAGTTCTATGTGTAGCTAAAAATATCTTAAGCCAGTGCGTTCACCTTCAGCGTTAACTTGCTTTTCAGGTTGGCCGCTTTGTTTTTATGAATGATATTGCGTTTTGCCAGCTTATCAATCATAGATAATACATCGGGTAATTCTTTCCCAGCAGCTGCTTTTTCAGTCAGCGCTTTCAGATCACGGATGGCATTACGGGTAGTTTTACCGTAGTAACGGTTACGCTCGTTACGCTTTCTACTCTGACGTACGTCTTTTTTCGTTGCTTTATGGTTTGCCATTATTCAATTTTCAGTTTCGGAGGGCAAAGGTAACCATATTCTCTTTACAAACAAAATAATTTGGCAAATGAAAATATGCATTGTCCGGAGTGAAGGGCTAAATTACAAATAATATGGTATATGTTGAAACGTTTTAAAAAGGTGATATTGGGATTTTTAATATTTAACAAAAGGTGCGCTTCAAATTTTTAGAAGTAAAAACCAAGTTATACCTTTCCGTGGGAAATTAAGCTATTATGGAATCTATGCATCCTGGAACCATCCGCGTATGAGTAAATTTTAACGCGTTGTTTAACAAAAAACAAGCGATATTTGCATTCCCATACTCCATAATAAGGGGTATAAGTAGAAAAGTATTTGAATCGAAGATCAGCAAAACTCGTTGTAAATGAAGGACTTCTCATTTGTCACCAACTCGCATCCTGCTTACATTGAATCTTTATACCAGGATTTTAGCAAAGATCCCCATTCTGTAGACCCGGAATGGGTGAAGTTTTTTGAAGGGTTTGATTTTGCAGTATCCGCAGCCGGAACCAATGGCAAAGCAGGCGCAGCACCAGCTGCGGGTGGAGCAGCAACATTACCGGTGACTAATGAACAACTAGTTAAAGAATTAGGTGCCTACAGGCTGATCCAGGGATACCGTAAAAAAGGCCATCTGATTGCTAAAACAAATCCTATCCGCGAGCGGAAAGACCGCCATGCCAATCTTGGCCTGGAATACTATGGATTGAGCGAGGCTGATTTGCAGACAGAGTTTTATGCAGGACAGGTAATCGGACTGGGAAAGGCTACCCTGGAAAAGATAATAGCCCGTTTAAAAGAAATATATGCTGGTGCAGTAGGGATTCAATTTACTTATATCATAGACCCTAAAAAGGTGTCCTGGCTGCAAAGGGAATTTGAAGCCACTATGCGCAAGCCTTTTACCCTGGACCAGAAAAAGCGGATCCTGCAGAAGCTGAATCAGGGCGTTATATTCGAGAAGTTTTTACATACCAAATATATAGGTCAGAAACGTTTTTCGCTGGAAGGTGGGGAGTCTACCATTCCTGCGCTGGATGCGATGATCAATACTGCTGCTGAGTTTGGCGTACAGGAATCTGTGATCGGGATGGCTCACCGGGGCCGTTTAAATGTGCTGGCCAATATCCTGGGTAAAACATACGAGCAGATCTTTACAGAATTTGAAGGTAACAGTACGCCGGATACTACCATGGGTAGCGGTGACGTAAAATATCACCTGGGTTTCCGCTCTATGGTAGAAACCCCAAGCGGTAACCAGGTAAATCTGCAGCTGATGCCTAACCCTTCCCACCTGGAAGTGGTAGACCCTATCGTACTTGGTTTTGCCCGCAGTAAGGCAGATGTTATTTACAACAGTGATTATGATAAGATACTCCCTATCCTGATTCATGGTGATGCCGCCGTAGCAGGACAGGGTATTATATATGAGATTGCCCAGATGAGCAGGCTGAAAGGGTATTACAATGGTGGTACCATGCACTTTGTTATCAATAACCAGATCGGTTTTACCACTGATTTTGATGATGCCCGTTCTTCAGATTATTGTACCAGCATTGCATCTATTATCAAAGCACCTGTATTCCACGTAAATGGAGATGATGCAGAAGCGGTGGTAAAAGTATCAGAACTGGCTATCCGCTACCGTCAGGAATTTAATGAAGACATTTTCATTGACATGGTATGCTATCGTAAACATGGACATAACGAAGGTGATGAGCCGAAGTTTACGCAGCCCAGCCTGTATGCCCTGATCGATAAGCATCCTAATCCAAGGGAGATGTATACACAATTCCTGTTAAAGAACGGGGAAGCTGATGCACAGGAGCTGGCTAAGGAAATGGAGAAGAGCTTCTGGGGCGACCTGCAGGCAAGACTGGATAATGTAAAGCAGCATCCGTTGCCTTATAATTTCCAGAAGCCGGAACTGTGGTGGCAGGCATTACGCAAATCCACGCCGGAAGATTTTGAACATTCTCCCAACACCGCTATAAAAGCGGAAGACTTCAAGCGCCTGTTTGACGGCATGATGAAATGGCCGGAAAACTTTGAACCGCTGCGGAAGGTAGAAAAGCTGTTGCAGGATAAAATCAAACTTTATAATACGGAAGGAAAAGTAGATTGGGCTACCGGTGAGTTAATGGCATATGCCAGCTTGCTGATAGAAGGGAAAGATGTAAGAATGAGCGGGGAAGATGTGAAGCGGGGAACTTTCTCTCACCGTCATGCTGTACTGTTTGATGAAAATACTAATGAGACTTATAACAGGCTGAATCATTTCCAGGAAAACCAGGCTAAGTTCAGGATTTATAATTCCCTGTTGAGCGAGTTTGGTGTACTGGGATTTGAATATGGTTATGCCATGGCTAACCCCAATAACCTGGTTATCTGGGAAGCGCAATATGGCGACTTTACCAATGGTGCCCAGGTAGTGATAGATCAGTATGTAACCGGAGCAGAGCAAAAATGGACTACCCAGAACGGGATGGTACTGTTATTGCCACATGGTTATGAAGGAGGAGGACCGGATCACTCCAGTGCGCGTCCGGAGCGGTTTTTACAGGCTTGCGCAGAAGAGAATATGGTAATCACCAATATTACCACTGCCGCCAACTTCTTCCATGCATTACGCCGCCAGCTGGCATGGCCTTTCCGTAAACCATTGGTGAACTTCTCGCCTAAGGCTAATCTGCGTCATCAGGGAGCTTACTCTACCATGGAAGAATTTACCAGCGGTGGATTTAAAGAGGTGCTGGATGATCCGTTTATCCAGGATGCAACCAAAGTGAAGAAAGTATTGTTATGTAGTGGTAAGATGTATTTTGACCTGAGTGAAAAACAGCAGAAAGACAATCGTGTGGATGTAGCGATTGTACGTCTGGAACAATTATATCCGCTGCCGTTAAAGCAGCTGGAAGATATTAACCAGAAGTATAAAGGTGCTACTTTCTTCTGGGTACAGGAAGAACCGCTGAATATGGGTGCTGCTTCTTATCTCCAGATGAACCTGAAGCAGATTAATTATGGCGTGATAAGCCGTAATCCAAGTGCTTCCACCGCTACCGGTTATGCCAAGATACATACCCGCGAGCAGCAGGAAATTATCGATACAGCATTTAATATTTAGTAAAAAATTGAAAGACGAAAGAGCACCTTTCGTCTTTCGCGCGTAATATTGCATAACGAAACTAGAAATATTTGCAGTTGATGATCCTCTTTTTAAAAATCGTCGATTGTCAATTGCCCACCATCAACTGATTAAATATGGTTATCGAAATCAAAGTCCCTACGGTAGGAGAATCTATTAGCGAGGTAACAATTGCAAAGTGGTTGAAGAAAGATGGCGATTATGTACAGCAGGATGAAGTGCTGTGCGAAATGGAATCAGAAAAGGCCACCTTTGAATTGAATGCTGAAAAGGCAGGGGTATTAAAGATATCGGCTCCGGAAGGTGCTACTTTGAAAATTGGGGATGTAGCCTGTACGATTGATGCTGATGCAGCCGCTCCGGCGTCCGCCGCACCGGCAGCTGCACCTGCAGCCACTACACCCGCTCCCGAAGCTGCTCCTGTAGCCGCCGCACCGGCAGCGCCAGCAGTGAATAAGGGAACGATTGAAATGAAAGTACCTACTGTGGGTGAATCTATCAGTGAGGTAACTTTGGTGAAATGGATAAAGAAAGATGGTGATTATGTAGAACGCGATGAGATCATTTGCGAGCTGGAATCAGAAAAAGCCACCTTTGAACTGAATGCGGAAGAAGCAGGCGTATTACAAACAGTAGGGAAGGAAGGAGATGTGTTGAAAGTAGGTGATGTAGCCTGTAAGATAGATACCAGTGCACCAAGACCAGCGGGTCAGGCAGCACCTGCAGCAGCCAGTGCGCAACCACAGGCGGCTAAAGCAGCGCCGCAACCACAGCAGGCTCCGGTAACCAGCATTCCTAATGATATTAAAGCTACACCAGTAGCCGCAGCGGTGATCGCAGATAAGCATGTAGACCCTTCCAGTATTAAAGGTAGTGGTGCTCATGGTAAAATAAAGAAAGACGACGTATATGCTGCCCTGCAAAATCCAGGCG
The Chitinophaga sp. H8 DNA segment above includes these coding regions:
- a CDS encoding BtrH N-terminal domain-containing protein, whose amino-acid sequence is MSTTPFKHVQTAHCESGVISNMFGHYGLQISEPMAFGIGAGIFFGHLPFVKVNGVPGTTYRIWPGAIFQRVCKRLGVKMELQKFSSPQKAMTALDNVIEKGIPVGVLSSVYYLPYFPPSYRFHFNAHNLVIYGKEGENYLVSDPVMDTVTQIDPESLIQARFAKGFPEPKGKMYYPLHVPEKVSLHKPIKEGIDQACHFMLKVPIPLFGVKGIRFLAGRVKNYPEKVGDRKAVLYLGNIIRMQEEIGTGGAGFRFLYAAFLQEAAMLLQKEELSVLSQDLTKVGDIWRNFAFHAGRVCKSRAADGVSYKELSEMLVQCSVEEEQLFRRLSKVKL
- a CDS encoding ABC transporter ATP-binding protein encodes the protein MTSIAVNELYKTYQGAETPTLKGLSFTFPKGKIAGLLGPNGAGKTTTISILCGLVKADKGKVLIHDLVQDSAHREAIKRLIGIVPQQIALFPQLTARENLTYFGNLYGLKGKELHTRIESYLHTFGLEKSADKEIHKFSGGMKRRANIIAAVLHSPQLLILDEPTAGVDVQSRTVILQFLKAYNQQGVSILYTSHLLEEAQTLCDEIVIMDEGKLIVQGQPLTLIQQHPACSNLEDVFLHYTGHALRD
- a CDS encoding ABC transporter permease, whose product is MLRLLATIRKEWLLLLRDKTGLILLFIMPVVLITVMALIQDAPFKDYQEVKLDILTVDNDHGRLGRYIREGLQSGGQFNIIDSVKGAPLTQESAKALVNSGEYKLSIIIPGGATGAIVSNANRIVNDISKRMGIPVVLPVKSKQDSLDVVIYFDPAAKKAFKSAIHQAIDNFLTQVETNLLLERIKQELRNKNAPETDSLPIQLKAVGLKELSTASTKHADIISNSVQHNVPAWSIFAMFFIVIPIAGNMIREREDGSLLRMKLIPGSYLQILAGKMLFFVGVCVLQFYLMILVGIFLLPLLDLPRLTLGQSHVATWLVASGIGLAATAYGILIGTIFKTPNQALNFGAISIVILSAIGGIWIPLEVMPVKMQIIGHLSPLSWGLDAINDIYLRNGGLADIWVNAAWLIASCAVMLGIAGWVEKRRMN
- a CDS encoding phosphopantetheine-binding protein, encoding MEQLKQTLKAQIIEALNLQDTRPEDIDDNAPLFGDGLGLDSIDSLELMVLLERHYQIKVEDPREGRKILQSVQSMAEFIQSKQPA
- a CDS encoding beta-ketoacyl-[acyl-carrier-protein] synthase family protein, whose product is MTERVFITGMGMITAIGDQVAGNLHNLQQEQSGLGFTSYIDTIYKTVLPVGEVKHSSETLAGMAGVAGQEGYSRTALLGLIAMREALQQAGLDKAALQQTPTGFINASTVGGMCDTEKVYFEIADPNKAGSFLKYINGLDCADCTERIADAVGLCDHIATISTACSSSANALMFGARMIKQGLLQRVVCGGTEALTKFTLNGFNSLKNIDKQFCRPFDQQRTGLNLGEGAAYLVLESESLVKQNNSTVLAELSGYCNTNEAFHPTSPSPEGDGAYEAMQNALAMSGRTVQDIQYVNVHGTATLNNDVSEGKALERLFGDAVPMFSSTKPFTGHTLAAAGAIEAIYAILAIQQQIIFPNLNFSEQMEELRITPVTTLVKGYPVNNVISNSFGFGGNNASLVISKYEG
- a CDS encoding beta-ketoacyl synthase chain length factor gives rise to the protein MKGKCYIQGLAAISPQHTFEGDLFTQPLVHQEGNMLTCVEPDYKPFIPANSLRRMSRMLKIGLTTALKCLQDSGTGMPGAIITGTGKGSLQDTERFLKDIRQYEERALNPTPFIQSTYNSVNGLIALQQKCIQYNNTFVHRGFSFENALLDSMMQLEEGAGNTLTGAFDEITAEHYFIKSRIGHWKAATIDNARLYEHLSPGTIAGEGAAFFTLAATPGTQHYGAIAGLKMLYKPGQEKLTASLHQLLVQHGLQLKDLDLVITGRNADSNFEHYYQHLDTLLGDTPQLPFKHLCGEYDTASAFGLWLGAELIKEQRIPALLFPMVKDIPAQLNHVLLYNHYFGEQHVFMLLTRD
- a CDS encoding M14 family metallopeptidase; amino-acid sequence: MKPLLLIFACCFALPSLAQDLTTRFEKTQGHETATYQECIAYYQLLDKKFPQIKMLEMGPTDAGFPLHLVIYSQQGNFDFNSLRKQNKRIILINNGIHPGEPDGIDASMQLLRDLATGKVKMPDNVVLAVIPVYNIDGFLIRSPYYRSNQDGPAEFGPRGNAQNLDLNRDFIKADSRNARSFHQIYHLTDPDVFVDNHVSNGADYQHIITLLTTQHNKLGGVMGNFINKVFEPGLYQLMKTKGYDLIPYVNHYGNTPDNGWVEYSDGPRYSSGYTTLFHTFGFVPETHMLKPYPQRVKATYALMECFIQFTSQHSQEIKALRDQTKLAAKTQTEFPLTWTPDTSQRSTITYKGYTAAYKPSAISGLPRLYYNRSKPYEKQIPFYNYAVAGNFVKKPAAYIIPQGWWPVIDLLKNNRVEMKRLDRDTTMTVSVYHIAGYQTGNQPYEKHYLHTGIKVTSREDTIHFRKGDYYIPMNQTANRYLIETLEPTGGDSFFAWNFFDGILVQKEGFSSYVFEDSAAEYLKQHPELKAALEKKRATDTAFAKSAYDQLDFIYKNSPYAEPEFMRYPVYRIMN
- the rpsT gene encoding 30S ribosomal protein S20, which produces MANHKATKKDVRQSRKRNERNRYYGKTTRNAIRDLKALTEKAAAGKELPDVLSMIDKLAKRNIIHKNKAANLKSKLTLKVNALA
- a CDS encoding 2-oxoglutarate dehydrogenase E1 component, with protein sequence MKDFSFVTNSHPAYIESLYQDFSKDPHSVDPEWVKFFEGFDFAVSAAGTNGKAGAAPAAGGAATLPVTNEQLVKELGAYRLIQGYRKKGHLIAKTNPIRERKDRHANLGLEYYGLSEADLQTEFYAGQVIGLGKATLEKIIARLKEIYAGAVGIQFTYIIDPKKVSWLQREFEATMRKPFTLDQKKRILQKLNQGVIFEKFLHTKYIGQKRFSLEGGESTIPALDAMINTAAEFGVQESVIGMAHRGRLNVLANILGKTYEQIFTEFEGNSTPDTTMGSGDVKYHLGFRSMVETPSGNQVNLQLMPNPSHLEVVDPIVLGFARSKADVIYNSDYDKILPILIHGDAAVAGQGIIYEIAQMSRLKGYYNGGTMHFVINNQIGFTTDFDDARSSDYCTSIASIIKAPVFHVNGDDAEAVVKVSELAIRYRQEFNEDIFIDMVCYRKHGHNEGDEPKFTQPSLYALIDKHPNPREMYTQFLLKNGEADAQELAKEMEKSFWGDLQARLDNVKQHPLPYNFQKPELWWQALRKSTPEDFEHSPNTAIKAEDFKRLFDGMMKWPENFEPLRKVEKLLQDKIKLYNTEGKVDWATGELMAYASLLIEGKDVRMSGEDVKRGTFSHRHAVLFDENTNETYNRLNHFQENQAKFRIYNSLLSEFGVLGFEYGYAMANPNNLVIWEAQYGDFTNGAQVVIDQYVTGAEQKWTTQNGMVLLLPHGYEGGGPDHSSARPERFLQACAEENMVITNITTAANFFHALRRQLAWPFRKPLVNFSPKANLRHQGAYSTMEEFTSGGFKEVLDDPFIQDATKVKKVLLCSGKMYFDLSEKQQKDNRVDVAIVRLEQLYPLPLKQLEDINQKYKGATFFWVQEEPLNMGAASYLQMNLKQINYGVISRNPSASTATGYAKIHTREQQEIIDTAFNI